The Aeoliella mucimassa genome includes the window AAGATACCTTGAATCGAATCGACTCCGATCTTCTGCAGCACTCGAATGGCTTCTTTCACCTCGCCAGGTTCTGCGACGAGCCAAACCGGCTTGTCGTAGTCGACGAGCCATCCGGCCCAGCCGGCCAGCATGCCGGCGGGAATGTTGAGCGTGCCATGTGCATGACCTCGAGAGTACTCGGCGGGCGCCCGAAGGTCGACGACCGTTCCTGTTTCGAGAGCACCGGTCAAGGCAGATGCCGGCAGGGTTTCGGGCTCGGCATAGGGACCCAACACAACTGGCCCCTGCTTGTTCACCCGCTTCATCACGGCGAAGTACTTTGGAGCTTCCGGCTGATCGGCCAGAATGTACTTCACAAACTCTTCTTCATCTTCGTACTGCAAAGCCGGATTGAAGAGTTTCTCGTAGCCAACCGTGGAGGAGGGAATCGCCCCGAGCCCCTTGCCGCATGCGCTTCCCGCCCCGTGGGCTGGCCAGACCTGCAGATGATCGGGCAGTTCGCGGAACCGAACCACCGAGTGATACAACTGGTGAGCCCCCTGCTCTGCAGTGCCTACCATGCCGGCGGCTTCTTCCAGCAGATCGGGGCGGCCGATCGAGCCCACGAATACGAAGTCGCCGGTGAAGATGCCCATCGGACGATCCGCCCCGCCGCCTCGATCGGTGAGCACGAACGAGATACTCTCGGGCGTATGGCCCGGTGTATGCAGCACTTCAAAGTCGATATTGCCGATACTGAAGTGATCGCCATCTTTGCAGGGATGATGGTCGTACTGCTCTGCGTAGGCGTACTTCCAATCCTCTGGCCCTTCGTCGGAGACATAGAGCTTCGCCCCCACGCGATCGGCGAGTTCCCGCGCGCCCGACACATAGTCGGCGTGAATGTGGGTTTCGGCCACAGCGACGAGCTTCACCCCTTCGCGTTTAGCCGCGTCGAGGTACTGCTCGATGTCGCGACCGGGGTCGACGATTACCGCTTCTTTTGTCTTCTGACAGCCCACCATGTAGGAGGCATGAGCAAGCGTGCGATCGTAAAAATAGCGGAGTAACATATCAACACTCCTTCTGGGTTTATTGGTTCAACAAGTGAATTGGTTGAGACGTTTATGCGATAGAACGGGCAACAACAAACATGGCTACCGCCACCATGGCGATGGCAAATACTCTTTGCAGCGTGGGCCCCGACAACTCGCGAGAGAGACGGGATCCTAGTTGCATGCCAACGGCTCCACCAAGTGCAAAGAGCCCCGTGAGCGCCCACGAGATATGACCACCTTGGTGAACATAGGAAGTAACTCCCGAAATGCTGAT containing:
- a CDS encoding MBL fold metallo-hydrolase, with translation MLLRYFYDRTLAHASYMVGCQKTKEAVIVDPGRDIEQYLDAAKREGVKLVAVAETHIHADYVSGARELADRVGAKLYVSDEGPEDWKYAYAEQYDHHPCKDGDHFSIGNIDFEVLHTPGHTPESISFVLTDRGGGADRPMGIFTGDFVFVGSIGRPDLLEEAAGMVGTAEQGAHQLYHSVVRFRELPDHLQVWPAHGAGSACGKGLGAIPSSTVGYEKLFNPALQYEDEEEFVKYILADQPEAPKYFAVMKRVNKQGPVVLGPYAEPETLPASALTGALETGTVVDLRAPAEYSRGHAHGTLNIPAGMLAGWAGWLVDYDKPVWLVAEPGEVKEAIRVLQKIGVDSIQGIFSASQLADAGLTGETYTSATPEQLADRIAADEVQLVDVRANGEWNEGHIPQAQHHFLGKLPETLAELSKNKQVVAQCRSGMRSAIATSVLLGAGFDVINMSGGFDAWQKAELPVTQPQACSNGQACAAS